The Candidatus Stygibacter australis genome contains a region encoding:
- a CDS encoding APC family permease — protein MHKSKKPIGLWSAVSMGIGAMVGAGIFALLGEASSISGSAVYISFIIGGIIALFSGYSLGKLGARYPSAGGMIEYLTQAYGVGFFTGTMGIILYFAVIVSLSLVAKAFGNYAISFLHINDTSNLWHHLFSSGIIILFVLVNLKGAKDVAIWERLIVGIKFTVLTVLAIVGIMYINPSLISPQNYPPTKDIFFSVAITFFAFEGFRVITNTAEDMPNPAKTLPHAIMLAILLVMSLYVAISFAVFGTLSVDKVIAAKDYALAEAALPLFGHVGFAVVAITALIATASAINASLFAVTNVTYQLAKDGELPAVYGKRIAHSSEGLLVSGFLIIILSLLFDLSEVAAIGSISTLFIHTVTHLGHLKIIKETGASRILVFLAGLLSLSAIVLAFIYLAKGSSHVISILIGFLFIAAIMEFLLQKIAKRKIRPRVV, from the coding sequence ATGCACAAATCGAAAAAACCAATAGGCTTATGGTCAGCAGTTTCAATGGGAATAGGTGCCATGGTGGGAGCTGGTATTTTTGCACTGCTTGGTGAAGCGAGCTCAATTTCAGGGAGTGCTGTTTACATTTCATTTATTATCGGTGGTATTATTGCCCTGTTCAGCGGCTATTCTTTAGGAAAGTTAGGTGCACGTTATCCATCTGCGGGGGGAATGATAGAATATTTAACTCAAGCTTATGGGGTTGGTTTTTTTACAGGTACTATGGGTATCATACTTTATTTCGCAGTTATTGTTTCCTTAAGCTTAGTGGCTAAGGCATTTGGTAATTATGCCATATCATTTTTACATATAAATGACACCTCTAATTTATGGCATCATTTATTTTCCAGTGGAATCATCATTCTGTTTGTTTTGGTCAATCTAAAAGGTGCAAAAGATGTAGCAATCTGGGAAAGGCTGATAGTCGGGATTAAATTTACTGTTTTAACTGTGCTGGCTATTGTTGGTATCATGTATATAAATCCATCATTAATATCTCCTCAGAATTATCCACCCACTAAAGACATTTTTTTCAGTGTGGCAATTACCTTTTTTGCATTTGAAGGTTTTAGGGTCATTACTAATACAGCGGAAGATATGCCCAATCCCGCCAAAACACTTCCACATGCCATAATGTTAGCGATTTTACTGGTTATGTCTCTTTATGTTGCAATTTCGTTCGCAGTTTTTGGCACCTTATCTGTAGATAAAGTAATAGCTGCTAAAGATTATGCATTAGCAGAAGCTGCATTACCATTATTTGGTCATGTTGGTTTTGCTGTTGTAGCAATTACGGCTTTAATTGCCACCGCATCTGCTATTAACGCCAGCTTGTTCGCTGTCACAAATGTAACCTATCAATTAGCTAAAGATGGGGAACTTCCAGCTGTATATGGTAAGCGCATTGCCCACAGTAGTGAGGGTTTGCTTGTCAGCGGGTTTTTAATTATTATTTTATCTCTTTTATTTGATTTATCTGAAGTTGCAGCTATCGGCTCAATATCAACATTATTCATTCATACAGTGACCCACTTGGGACATTTAAAGATAATTAAAGAAACGGGTGCATCAAGGATCTTAGTTTTTCTGGCAGGTTTATTAAGTCTTAGTGCTATAGTACTTGCATTCATTTATCTCGCTAAGGGGTCAAGTCATGTTATAAGTATCCTTATTGGCTTTCTCTTTATAGCAGCAATTATGGAATTTTTACTTCAAAAGATTGCAAAAAGAAAAATCAGGCCGAGAGTTGTATGA
- the gcvPB gene encoding aminomethyl-transferring glycine dehydrogenase subunit GcvPB, producing MSKTIFEKNSPGRKGYTLPENDVDYKLNDCIPPKFQRKETPRLPQVSELDVMRHFIELSHKNHFVEKGFYPLGSCTMKYNPKISDTMAANIALTDIHPFQPENSVQGALQIQWELQRDLAEISGFASATLQPVAGAQGEFTGIKIIEAYHKAKGNNKKTIILPDSAHGTNPASAALCGYKIIEIASNDKGMVDLVALKEVVNEDTAGFMLTNPNTLGIFESQICQISEIIHAVDGLMYMDGANFNALMGLVKPGEMGFDVMHYNLHKSFSTPHGGGGPGSGAVGVRADLVKFLPYPMVAGNRDEGFFLDSSHKATSIGKVHSFYGNFMVNVRAWIYLKMLGNQGLKRVSENAVINANYLMRKLEKYYYVPYNESCMHEFVASGIWQKKENGVHTLDIAKRLLDKGYHAPTIYFPLIVPEAIMIEPTETESKETLDEFIQTMIDIAAEAKNNPQILHDAPLNTPIRRADDVRAVKQLNVKFDLCNMPLTCEE from the coding sequence ATGAGCAAAACTATATTTGAAAAAAACTCTCCCGGACGCAAAGGCTACACCTTACCTGAAAATGATGTAGATTATAAACTTAATGACTGTATCCCCCCAAAATTCCAGCGTAAGGAAACTCCCAGATTGCCCCAGGTTTCTGAGCTTGATGTGATGCGGCATTTTATAGAGCTTAGCCATAAAAATCATTTCGTAGAAAAAGGCTTTTATCCCTTAGGCTCATGTACCATGAAATATAATCCCAAGATTAGTGACACTATGGCAGCAAATATTGCTCTAACTGATATACACCCCTTCCAGCCGGAAAATTCCGTGCAGGGTGCATTGCAAATACAGTGGGAATTACAGCGTGATCTGGCAGAGATCAGCGGATTTGCCTCAGCTACTTTGCAGCCCGTTGCCGGTGCTCAGGGTGAATTTACCGGCATCAAGATTATAGAAGCCTATCATAAAGCCAAAGGTAATAATAAAAAAACTATTATCCTCCCGGATTCGGCGCATGGCACTAATCCTGCCAGTGCTGCTTTATGCGGCTATAAGATTATCGAAATTGCCTCTAATGATAAGGGTATGGTTGACCTGGTGGCCCTCAAAGAAGTTGTTAATGAGGATACTGCCGGATTTATGCTCACTAATCCCAACACGCTCGGGATTTTTGAATCACAGATTTGCCAGATTTCAGAGATCATCCACGCTGTAGATGGCTTGATGTATATGGACGGAGCAAATTTCAATGCTCTAATGGGCTTAGTGAAACCCGGTGAAATGGGATTTGATGTGATGCACTATAATCTGCATAAATCATTTTCAACACCTCATGGCGGTGGCGGTCCCGGCTCTGGTGCCGTAGGCGTAAGAGCAGACCTCGTGAAATTCCTGCCCTATCCCATGGTAGCTGGAAATAGAGATGAAGGATTTTTCCTCGATAGTTCTCATAAAGCTACATCAATTGGTAAAGTCCACAGCTTCTATGGTAATTTCATGGTTAATGTCCGCGCCTGGATCTACTTGAAAATGCTCGGTAATCAAGGACTCAAACGCGTCTCAGAAAACGCCGTGATCAATGCCAATTATCTCATGCGGAAGCTGGAAAAATACTACTATGTGCCCTATAACGAGAGCTGCATGCACGAATTTGTTGCCAGCGGCATCTGGCAGAAAAAGGAAAATGGGGTTCATACCCTGGATATTGCCAAAAGACTACTCGATAAAGGCTATCATGCTCCCACTATCTATTTTCCGCTCATAGTGCCGGAAGCTATTATGATCGAGCCTACTGAAACTGAGAGCAAAGAAACTCTCGATGAATTTATCCAGACCATGATCGATATTGCCGCTGAAGCCAAAAATAATCCTCAAATACTCCATGATGCGCCCCTTAATACCCCCATCAGACGTGCAGATGACGTCCGAGCCGTAAAACAGCTCAACGTAAAATTTGATCTCTGCAATATGCCCCTAACCTGCGAAGAATAA
- the gcvPA gene encoding aminomethyl-transferring glycine dehydrogenase subunit GcvPA gives MPFISNTDRERLEMLQACGVAKFADLIKNIPQEFLDKAEFHLGKPLSELELIRALTDLTEDNVPTTEAISFLGGGIYDHFIPAAVNHIISRPEFLSAYTPYQAEVSQGTLQYIYEYQTMICELTGMEISNAGMYDGATAAAEAVLMAVRKTKKYRALIPSTINPLYREVIKTYTSGIDVELIEIKQKNGTIDLAHLQAELNDDTACVLMQTPNFLGFLEDVFEIEKITHSAKKALLIPIVDPISLAVLNSPAEYQADIVVGEGQALGNSQSYGGPLFGFLATSEKLIRTMPGRLSGATLDVEGNIAYVLTMQAREQHIRREKATSNICSNDALCTLAATVYLCLMGSRGLKQVAEQSTAKAHYLAAKLSELPGYELYSTAPFFKEFALKTPHPAEYICEALSEWDVYPGIPIQQFGYEDLLLIAVTEKITKDDMDQLVDMLKSLDQAEEE, from the coding sequence ATGCCATTCATCTCCAATACAGACAGAGAGCGGCTGGAAATGCTGCAGGCCTGTGGAGTTGCAAAATTTGCTGACCTGATCAAAAACATTCCCCAGGAGTTTCTGGATAAAGCAGAATTCCATCTGGGAAAACCTCTCAGCGAACTGGAACTTATCAGAGCACTCACAGACCTTACTGAAGATAATGTACCCACTACGGAAGCTATTTCTTTCCTCGGTGGGGGGATTTATGACCATTTTATTCCCGCTGCTGTGAATCATATCATCAGCCGACCAGAATTCCTGTCTGCTTACACGCCTTATCAGGCAGAAGTCAGCCAGGGTACTTTGCAATACATCTATGAATATCAAACTATGATCTGCGAACTCACAGGCATGGAAATTTCCAATGCCGGCATGTATGATGGTGCCACTGCTGCTGCGGAAGCTGTGCTGATGGCAGTGCGTAAAACTAAAAAATACCGTGCCCTGATACCCTCAACCATTAATCCGCTTTATCGCGAAGTTATCAAAACTTACACCAGCGGTATTGATGTAGAATTAATTGAGATCAAGCAGAAAAATGGTACTATAGACCTCGCACATCTGCAAGCTGAGCTTAATGATGATACGGCTTGCGTGCTCATGCAAACCCCTAATTTCCTGGGATTCCTCGAAGATGTTTTTGAAATAGAAAAAATTACCCACTCTGCCAAAAAAGCTCTGCTTATTCCCATAGTTGATCCTATTTCACTCGCGGTGCTTAATTCCCCTGCTGAATATCAAGCTGATATTGTAGTAGGCGAAGGTCAGGCTCTGGGTAATTCTCAATCCTATGGTGGACCGCTTTTCGGATTTCTGGCTACCAGTGAGAAACTCATCCGCACCATGCCGGGTCGTCTTTCCGGTGCTACCCTCGATGTGGAAGGAAATATCGCTTATGTGCTCACTATGCAGGCTCGTGAACAGCATATCCGCCGCGAAAAGGCTACTTCTAATATCTGTTCAAATGATGCTCTCTGCACTCTTGCTGCCACGGTATATTTATGCCTCATGGGCAGCCGCGGACTTAAGCAGGTGGCTGAACAATCTACTGCCAAAGCTCATTATCTGGCAGCAAAACTCTCTGAACTCCCTGGGTATGAATTATATTCTACAGCCCCATTCTTTAAGGAATTTGCCCTTAAAACTCCCCATCCCGCGGAATATATCTGCGAAGCACTCAGCGAGTGGGATGTATATCCCGGAATCCCCATCCAGCAATTTGGCTATGAGGATCTTCTGCTGATAGCAGTAACGGAAAAGATCACCAAAGATGATATGGATCAACTGGTGGATATGCTGAAATCACTTGATCAGGCTGAGGAGGAATAA
- a CDS encoding 2-phosphosulfolactate phosphatase: MKIKFLHLMKGAGQAEGIAVVIDVFRAFSLEAYLFNAGVKDIIAVDDLNIARQLKAENPHYLLIGEREGITQSGFDYGNSPFYTKNLDLKDKIVVHASSSGTRGLVAAMNSSATEVLTGSFVNARAIANYIKRKKPETVSLIDMGWAGQRATLEDTICADYLHHLITGSKFNYPDCIYEIYCTDGQRFFDPENQSSMPREDFFLCLRPNIFPFILKAESSANGNIHLRKIIPTKQEF; the protein is encoded by the coding sequence ATGAAAATTAAATTTCTGCATCTAATGAAAGGTGCCGGTCAGGCAGAAGGAATTGCCGTGGTAATTGATGTATTCAGAGCTTTCAGTCTGGAAGCATATCTATTTAATGCGGGAGTAAAGGATATCATTGCCGTAGATGATCTTAATATTGCGCGCCAGCTAAAAGCAGAAAATCCGCATTATCTGCTGATTGGTGAAAGAGAAGGCATCACCCAGTCTGGTTTTGACTATGGTAATTCTCCATTTTATACTAAAAACCTTGATCTTAAGGATAAAATCGTTGTACACGCTTCCTCATCAGGCACGCGTGGTCTGGTAGCTGCCATGAATTCTTCTGCTACTGAAGTGCTTACCGGCAGCTTTGTGAATGCCCGGGCTATTGCCAATTATATAAAAAGAAAAAAACCTGAGACGGTTTCGCTGATAGACATGGGTTGGGCCGGTCAAAGAGCAACCCTGGAAGACACGATCTGTGCTGATTATCTCCATCATCTGATCACCGGCAGTAAATTCAATTATCCTGATTGTATCTATGAAATCTATTGCACCGATGGGCAGAGATTTTTTGACCCCGAGAATCAAAGTTCTATGCCCCGTGAAGATTTCTTCCTCTGCCTGCGCCCCAATATTTTCCCCTTCATCCTCAAAGCAGAATCATCAGCAAACGGAAATATCCATCTGCGAAAAATCATCCCCACCAAGCAGGAGTTTTGA
- a CDS encoding LruC domain-containing protein: MIKGIKLYAVVVVIFMVIGCTSNDTVTANKAQHLDELEIPDGFNWDFTKIVEVVVIANDSEGNPVEGAEVSLYKTQNNLAFQLSTNSDGELRTDITLPESSNSVILEYDGQQATIPVIGNTVYHEMTVDPVRDIRSNGTLYVPGTNSVLTLMYEDNWPLKGDYDFNDMVVETWGKLRFEADYLRYIELSAKVVASGATFHNGFDIIFESNAFLNTSLGDVITFSAYDSNGDQLPLDSGQVAAAYGTDMINWWTSPGYLQFHFFDDVYDVMAPPHGSLAMNTNADAPWVDTITIKIRIDYNQLIPFNPGDPIFNLNDLNPYITVDNILGYEIHLPGEFVTGFFSQQSLFGTGDDNTPAGGMSDPLYGENAFTSVEGYSWALKLEGILEYPREQVDVIVAYPELADYFDGTQGIFDNWWQPHPDPNFTAGYIYDRGDMTVADQDAPVGE; encoded by the coding sequence ATGATAAAAGGAATAAAATTATATGCAGTTGTTGTCGTAATATTTATGGTCATTGGATGTACATCTAATGATACTGTTACTGCTAATAAAGCACAACATCTGGATGAATTAGAGATACCAGACGGTTTTAACTGGGATTTCACGAAGATCGTTGAAGTAGTAGTGATAGCGAATGATAGTGAAGGTAATCCAGTAGAAGGAGCAGAGGTTTCTCTGTATAAAACCCAGAATAATCTGGCATTTCAATTATCTACGAATAGCGATGGAGAACTCAGGACAGATATTACTCTGCCGGAATCATCCAATTCAGTGATCCTGGAATATGATGGGCAGCAGGCAACAATCCCCGTTATAGGCAATACAGTATATCATGAAATGACAGTCGATCCAGTTCGTGACATTCGCAGCAATGGCACCCTTTATGTTCCTGGCACTAATTCTGTGCTTACCTTGATGTATGAAGACAACTGGCCCCTAAAGGGAGATTATGATTTCAATGATATGGTAGTGGAGACCTGGGGTAAATTACGCTTCGAGGCAGATTATCTGCGTTATATTGAATTAAGTGCTAAGGTAGTAGCATCTGGTGCAACTTTCCATAATGGTTTCGATATAATTTTTGAGAGTAATGCTTTTCTGAATACTTCTTTGGGTGACGTAATCACATTTAGTGCTTATGACTCCAACGGTGATCAACTGCCATTAGACTCAGGTCAGGTAGCAGCAGCATACGGCACAGATATGATCAACTGGTGGACATCTCCCGGTTATTTGCAGTTTCACTTTTTTGATGACGTTTATGACGTGATGGCACCACCACACGGATCTCTGGCAATGAATACAAATGCTGATGCACCCTGGGTAGATACGATCACAATCAAGATCAGGATAGATTATAATCAGTTAATTCCTTTCAATCCTGGTGACCCAATATTTAATTTAAATGATTTAAACCCATACATCACAGTTGATAATATCCTAGGTTATGAGATTCATCTTCCTGGAGAATTTGTTACAGGCTTTTTCAGTCAGCAATCTTTGTTTGGCACTGGCGACGATAATACCCCTGCAGGAGGTATGTCAGACCCATTATATGGAGAGAATGCCTTTACTTCAGTAGAGGGGTATTCCTGGGCTTTGAAGTTGGAAGGAATTCTTGAATATCCTCGTGAGCAGGTAGATGTTATCGTGGCATATCCGGAACTGGCAGATTATTTCGACGGAACACAGGGAATATTTGATAACTGGTGGCAACCTCATCCTGATCCTAATTTCACAGCAGGTTATATCTATGACAGGGGAGATATGACTGTAGCAGATCAAGATGCCCCAGTGGGTGAATAA
- the pgsW gene encoding poly-gamma-glutamate system protein gives MFVPSAKSNLSLIVLFLISILLFVWVNNSRMFIKEKYYSEKMEAALLMKQATEALKDYRTFCGAYCDPENDPNQSGIIGLKETPITTDRGSLEGKLTSLNPNFAAVMVSMFKKAKLSEGDRIAVSSTSSYPAINIAVYAAAKVLGLKVVSINSVGASMFGATDPEFTWLDMDSFLYEKGIFPYKTKAASIGGGRDLGRGLNVLGRDMILKAIERNDVQMVRENDLDRNINRKMGIYKSSYKKYEAYINIGGGLSSIGSSINGKLITDGYHRSIHNNNIPRKGTMFEFAENGTPVIHLADISGIAQKYELPQAPVPVPEVGVGRMYVDERYNVTVAIISLIILMALIAVVIFFDHSQMKLRDDEVNS, from the coding sequence ATGTTTGTACCAAGTGCAAAGTCTAATTTAAGTCTAATAGTTTTATTTCTGATTTCCATCTTATTATTTGTCTGGGTAAATAACTCCCGGATGTTCATCAAGGAAAAGTATTACTCTGAAAAGATGGAAGCTGCCCTGCTGATGAAGCAGGCTACAGAAGCTCTTAAGGATTATCGAACTTTTTGTGGAGCCTATTGTGACCCCGAAAATGATCCCAATCAGAGCGGTATCATTGGTCTCAAAGAAACTCCAATCACTACTGATAGAGGCTCATTGGAAGGTAAGCTTACCAGCTTGAACCCGAATTTTGCTGCCGTAATGGTTTCAATGTTCAAAAAGGCAAAACTATCTGAAGGTGACCGCATTGCCGTTAGCTCAACCAGTTCGTATCCCGCAATAAATATTGCCGTGTATGCTGCTGCAAAAGTGTTGGGATTAAAAGTTGTGAGTATTAATTCTGTGGGGGCTTCCATGTTTGGAGCTACTGATCCTGAATTCACCTGGCTGGATATGGACTCATTTTTATATGAAAAGGGTATCTTTCCTTACAAAACAAAAGCAGCCTCCATCGGTGGTGGTAGAGATCTGGGACGTGGGTTAAATGTTCTGGGAAGAGATATGATCCTGAAGGCTATTGAAAGAAATGATGTTCAAATGGTTCGTGAAAATGATCTGGATAGAAATATCAATCGCAAGATGGGGATTTATAAAAGTAGTTATAAAAAGTATGAAGCCTATATTAATATTGGTGGTGGATTATCATCAATAGGATCTTCTATAAATGGTAAATTGATTACTGATGGCTATCATAGAAGTATTCATAATAATAATATACCCCGTAAGGGCACAATGTTTGAATTTGCCGAAAACGGCACTCCAGTTATTCATCTGGCTGATATTTCAGGGATTGCCCAAAAATATGAACTACCCCAGGCTCCGGTTCCAGTTCCCGAAGTTGGTGTTGGCAGGATGTATGTTGATGAAAGGTACAATGTCACAGTCGCTATTATTTCTCTGATCATATTAATGGCTCTGATCGCTGTAGTGATCTTTTTTGATCATAGTCAGATGAAATTACGTGATGATGAGGTAAATTCATAA
- the pgsC gene encoding poly-gamma-glutamate biosynthesis protein PgsC, translating to MFEAAIGLGVLVSLFFLETFGTTAGGIVVAGYIAMFLHQPWTILGTLLISLAVYLIVKLLGKIMFIYGRRRMVISILLGFIFGWLVRTYGFYSGIPADYSVNVIGYIIPGLIANAMAKQGITRTLTVMFVAAVLVRLLINVIFGGELISIM from the coding sequence ATGTTTGAAGCCGCTATTGGTTTAGGAGTTTTAGTAAGTTTATTCTTTCTGGAAACCTTTGGCACAACAGCTGGAGGTATAGTAGTTGCGGGATATATAGCAATGTTTTTGCATCAGCCCTGGACAATACTGGGAACGCTGTTGATCAGTTTAGCTGTATATCTGATCGTAAAACTGCTGGGAAAGATAATGTTCATTTATGGACGTCGCCGGATGGTGATATCTATCCTGCTTGGGTTCATTTTTGGGTGGCTGGTGAGAACTTACGGTTTCTATTCGGGGATTCCGGCAGATTATTCCGTAAATGTAATTGGATATATTATCCCTGGTTTGATCGCTAATGCAATGGCGAAGCAGGGAATTACAAGAACTTTAACCGTTATGTTTGTTGCTGCTGTATTGGTCAGATTACTGATCAATGTGATCTTTGGCGGCGAATTAATATCAATAATGTAA
- the pgsB gene encoding poly-gamma-glutamate synthase PgsB has translation MFGLIIGLVILIGWGAHEFWDHKRNRGKIPEIIHINGTRGKSSVTRLIAAGLRAGNYQVIAKTTGSAPRIIYPSGREKPIVRLFGANIREQLKIIKYASKKNIDYLVLECMAVTPEYQWTTEHKMVKSTIGVITNSRPDHLDLMGPGLRNVTLSMCNTIPDNGLILTSENRVFPLMKKVADHRHTEFEYVSKEDITEADMQGFSWIEHRDNVALSLEVCRRCGVDREIALKGMYDSTPDIGATEIFRYKINGKELFFAHSFAANDPESTFVLMEYIHTIHPEIPGVAIVLNTRADRMFRSKQLAEMLGNHQFDGLFLIGDQELTIHNYATGHGIPAEKIYPLGWSKGDDLVKEICTLDPEKILVFGIGNIGGNGGPIVDYFKERSN, from the coding sequence ATGTTTGGATTAATTATTGGATTAGTTATTCTAATTGGCTGGGGAGCCCATGAATTCTGGGATCATAAAAGAAATCGTGGCAAAATTCCTGAGATAATTCATATTAATGGTACCAGAGGTAAATCTAGCGTTACACGTTTGATAGCTGCCGGGCTAAGGGCAGGTAACTATCAAGTGATTGCCAAAACCACGGGTTCTGCTCCTCGTATCATTTATCCCAGTGGTAGAGAAAAACCTATTGTGCGACTATTTGGTGCTAATATCAGAGAACAATTGAAGATCATCAAATATGCTTCAAAAAAGAATATTGATTATCTGGTTCTTGAATGTATGGCAGTTACTCCCGAATACCAGTGGACAACTGAGCATAAGATGGTGAAATCCACAATTGGTGTGATCACAAACTCGCGCCCGGATCATTTGGACCTGATGGGTCCTGGTTTAAGGAATGTTACTCTATCCATGTGTAACACAATACCGGATAATGGCTTGATATTAACTTCTGAGAACAGGGTTTTCCCGTTAATGAAAAAAGTGGCTGACCACAGGCATACTGAATTTGAATACGTAAGTAAAGAAGATATCACAGAAGCAGATATGCAGGGTTTCAGCTGGATAGAGCATCGGGATAATGTAGCATTATCTCTGGAAGTTTGCCGCAGATGTGGAGTAGATAGAGAAATTGCCTTGAAAGGGATGTATGATTCCACTCCTGATATTGGTGCTACTGAGATTTTTAGATATAAAATCAATGGTAAGGAATTATTCTTTGCTCATTCATTTGCTGCCAACGATCCGGAATCCACTTTTGTTTTGATGGAATATATCCACACAATTCATCCTGAGATTCCAGGTGTGGCAATCGTATTGAATACCAGAGCTGACCGTATGTTCAGGTCAAAACAGCTGGCAGAGATGCTGGGTAATCATCAATTTGACGGTTTATTCCTGATTGGTGATCAGGAATTGACAATACATAATTATGCAACCGGACATGGAATTCCGGCAGAAAAGATATATCCACTTGGCTGGAGCAAAGGAGATGATCTGGTGAAAGAGATTTGTACTCTTGACCCCGAAAAGATACTCGTATTCGGGATTGGTAATATTGGTGGTAATGGAGGTCCTATTGTCGATTATTTCAAAGAGAGGAGTAACTAA